A genomic stretch from Streptomyces sp. QL37 includes:
- a CDS encoding family 16 glycosylhydrolase codes for MRTSRTTPHRPHGRTTVLAALTALALTLAAVITVAGSGPARGDVPTTPGWDLRWSDDFDGANRSLPSSANWQIDTGHGYPGGPGNWGTGEVQNYTASPDNVSLDGNGNLRITPLRDSAGNWTSGRIETKRADFKAPAGGTLRIEGRVQMPNVTGNAALGYWPAFWALGSPYRGNYWNWPGIGEFDIMENVNGINSVWGVLHCGVNPGGPCNETTGLGNSRACPGASCQSAFHTYRFEWDRAVTPNALRWYVDDQLFHSVTQSQLDASTWANMTDHAGYFLLLNLAIGGAFPNALGGSTPTAETVPGRPMLVDYVGVWTRGGGGTTEPPTDPPSGSSTLVLRSAGGLGAAQSAASSVTVASAGGGNHDGTPHSPQTFTASGITRAYDGGSTQFDVFADSGTTIANGQQVRVSYDRTGDGTWDRTETYNYFATDPVNGYEHYTQAKGLKSSTGSHGNLVGGKVRVEIWNAIGNGTSTVGTGNQSVVRIPFG; via the coding sequence TTGCGTACGAGTCGCACCACCCCCCACAGACCCCACGGACGAACGACCGTCCTCGCCGCCCTCACCGCCCTGGCCCTCACCCTCGCCGCAGTGATCACCGTCGCCGGCTCCGGGCCCGCCCGCGGTGACGTGCCGACCACTCCCGGCTGGGACCTGCGCTGGAGCGACGACTTCGACGGCGCGAACCGCAGCCTGCCGTCCTCCGCGAACTGGCAGATCGACACGGGTCACGGCTATCCCGGCGGCCCCGGCAACTGGGGCACCGGGGAGGTCCAGAACTACACCGCCAGCCCCGACAACGTCAGCCTCGACGGCAACGGCAACCTCCGCATCACCCCGCTCCGCGACAGTGCGGGCAACTGGACCTCGGGCCGCATCGAGACCAAGAGGGCCGACTTCAAGGCGCCGGCCGGCGGCACCCTGCGCATCGAGGGCCGCGTCCAGATGCCGAACGTCACGGGCAACGCGGCCCTGGGCTACTGGCCCGCCTTCTGGGCGCTCGGCTCCCCCTACCGGGGCAACTACTGGAACTGGCCGGGCATCGGCGAGTTCGACATCATGGAGAACGTCAACGGGATCAACTCCGTCTGGGGCGTGCTGCACTGCGGCGTCAACCCGGGCGGCCCCTGCAACGAGACCACCGGCCTCGGCAACAGCCGCGCCTGCCCCGGCGCGAGCTGCCAGTCCGCCTTCCACACCTACCGCTTCGAGTGGGACCGCGCCGTCACGCCCAACGCCCTGCGCTGGTACGTCGACGACCAGCTCTTCCACAGCGTCACCCAGAGCCAGCTGGACGCCTCGACGTGGGCGAACATGACCGACCACGCCGGGTACTTCCTCCTGCTGAACCTCGCGATCGGCGGCGCCTTCCCGAACGCGCTCGGCGGCTCCACCCCGACCGCCGAGACGGTGCCCGGCCGGCCCATGCTGGTCGACTACGTCGGCGTCTGGACCCGGGGCGGCGGAGGCACCACCGAACCGCCCACGGATCCGCCGTCCGGCTCCTCCACCCTCGTCCTGCGCAGCGCCGGCGGCCTCGGCGCGGCCCAGTCCGCCGCCTCCTCGGTGACGGTCGCCTCGGCGGGCGGCGGCAACCACGACGGCACTCCGCACAGCCCGCAGACCTTCACGGCGTCGGGCATCACCCGGGCGTACGACGGCGGCTCGACCCAGTTCGACGTGTTCGCCGACTCGGGCACCACGATCGCCAACGGCCAGCAGGTGCGGGTGAGTTACGACCGTACCGGTGACGGGACCTGGGACCGTACGGAGACGTACAACTACTTCGCCACAGATCCCGTCAACGGGTACGAGCACTACACGCAGGCCAAGGGCCTCAAGTCGTCGACCGGAAGCCACGGCAATCTGGTCGGCGGCAAGGTCAGGGTGGAGATCTGGAACGCCATCGGCAACGGCACGAGCACCGTGGGCACCGGGAACCAGTCGGTCGTCCGGATCCCGTTCGGCTGA
- a CDS encoding MerR family transcriptional regulator: MRIGELAERAGTTTRTLRYYESRGLLHARRAENGYRTYDEGDLRLIQQIRTLQDFGFDLEETRPFVDCLRAGHPAGDACPASLAVYRRKLGELDALIGQLRSVRTEVGAQLARAELEASAGVPGGPEPRCELNWEDTR; the protein is encoded by the coding sequence ATGCGAATCGGGGAACTGGCCGAACGCGCCGGAACGACGACACGGACGCTGCGGTACTACGAATCACGGGGCCTGCTGCACGCACGCCGCGCGGAGAACGGCTACCGCACGTACGACGAGGGTGACCTGCGGCTGATCCAGCAGATCCGGACCCTTCAGGACTTCGGGTTCGACCTGGAGGAGACCCGCCCCTTCGTCGACTGTCTGCGCGCCGGCCACCCGGCTGGCGACGCCTGCCCGGCCTCGCTGGCCGTCTACCGGCGCAAGCTCGGCGAGCTGGACGCGCTCATCGGCCAGCTCCGGTCGGTCCGTACGGAGGTGGGCGCACAGCTGGCCCGCGCCGAACTGGAGGCGTCCGCCGGGGTGCCGGGCGGCCCCGAACCACGATGCGAACTGAACTGGGAGGACACGAGATGA
- the trxA gene encoding thioredoxin, protein MIHAEGVAEVTDTTFDAEVLGAGLPVLVEFTADWCGPCRQLAPVLGAIAREEAGRVKVVQLDVDHNPGVTSRYAVLSTPTLMVFQDGEPVRSMVGARPKRRLLQELEDVLPAAV, encoded by the coding sequence ATGATCCATGCCGAAGGTGTCGCCGAGGTGACCGACACGACGTTCGACGCGGAGGTCCTGGGAGCCGGCCTGCCGGTCCTGGTCGAATTCACCGCCGACTGGTGCGGGCCCTGCCGCCAGCTCGCCCCGGTGCTCGGCGCGATCGCCCGGGAGGAGGCCGGCCGTGTCAAGGTCGTCCAGCTCGACGTGGACCACAACCCGGGTGTCACCAGCCGCTACGCGGTGCTGTCGACGCCGACGCTGATGGTCTTCCAGGACGGCGAACCGGTGAGGTCGATGGTGGGCGCCCGCCCGAAGCGCCGCCTGCTCCAGGAGCTGGAGGACGTGCTCCCGGCGGCGGTCTGA
- a CDS encoding RICIN domain-containing protein, giving the protein MQSRALGVLPGAFTVLVAALAVILGLTAQAGTARADEVSASGLTGLTFTSVNSGRNLDVQNGNTGDGVFLVTNAAPGYHQEWNANQQADGSFTLSNADTGKCMQAGLPLKQQSCNGAAAQRWYFQPVTGADDTFMIRNAGDNKCVDVVLASQGEDAWTQTYACNGSRAQQWSIPAPATADAFRAAVDYASKRCQKDAATCSWTKGSQAPAEPLPTQCVSPVWYNGTGASVPWTFSLTTTHGWSSEISVSFESGITVGDPSPVQTKIALTTSGKVTYSLSETLGNSLEIAVPPQHYGWVALSELATKVTGEWTFDANGYPWKARDTVTVPLTGDDQGHASVYLAKTAPEFTTCGS; this is encoded by the coding sequence ATGCAGTCGCGCGCACTCGGTGTCTTACCCGGAGCGTTCACGGTCCTCGTGGCCGCACTGGCCGTCATCCTCGGTCTGACCGCGCAGGCCGGCACGGCCAGGGCCGACGAGGTGTCCGCGTCCGGTCTGACCGGTCTGACGTTCACCTCGGTCAACAGCGGCCGGAACCTCGACGTACAGAACGGCAACACGGGGGACGGGGTCTTCCTCGTCACCAACGCGGCTCCGGGCTACCACCAGGAGTGGAACGCCAACCAGCAGGCCGACGGGTCCTTCACCCTCTCCAACGCCGACACCGGCAAGTGCATGCAGGCCGGCCTGCCGCTCAAGCAGCAGTCGTGCAACGGGGCGGCCGCGCAGCGCTGGTACTTCCAGCCCGTCACCGGGGCCGACGACACGTTCATGATCCGCAACGCCGGTGACAACAAGTGCGTCGACGTCGTCCTTGCGTCCCAGGGCGAGGACGCGTGGACCCAGACCTACGCCTGCAACGGCAGCAGGGCCCAGCAGTGGTCCATCCCCGCCCCGGCCACGGCTGACGCGTTCCGGGCGGCCGTGGACTACGCGTCGAAGCGCTGCCAGAAGGACGCGGCGACCTGCTCGTGGACGAAGGGCTCCCAGGCCCCGGCCGAGCCGCTGCCCACGCAGTGCGTCTCACCGGTCTGGTACAACGGCACCGGCGCCTCGGTGCCGTGGACGTTCTCGCTGACCACGACACACGGCTGGTCGAGCGAGATCAGCGTCTCCTTCGAGTCGGGCATCACCGTGGGCGACCCGAGCCCCGTCCAGACGAAGATCGCTCTCACCACCTCGGGCAAGGTCACCTACAGCCTCAGCGAGACGCTCGGCAACAGCCTGGAGATCGCCGTGCCGCCGCAGCACTACGGCTGGGTGGCGCTGTCGGAGCTGGCGACGAAGGTGACCGGTGAGTGGACCTTCGACGCGAACGGCTACCCCTGGAAGGCGCGGGACACCGTGACCGTGCCGCTGACCGGCGACGACCAGGGACACGCCAGTGTCTACCTGGCGAAGACCGCGCCGGAGTTCACGACCTGCGGCAGCTGA
- a CDS encoding ABC transporter ATP-binding protein, with protein MTVNAGHPAAPLLRVEDVVVEYPRKGLPPMRALAGVGLEVAPGEIVGIVGESGCGKSTLARAVTGLAPAHTGSVTFDGTPVGAVGRRRRAPGLLPLQMVFQDPNASLNPRRTIGAQIQEVVVARERALGTRRGRRDPETAREAVEALRRVGLPDGAAEKYPHEFSGGQRQRAAIARALASRPKMIVADEPVSALDASAQAAVANLLRDLSREEGIALAFISHDLAVVGALADRVVVMYLGRVVEAGTVEQIFNSPQHPYTQALLAAVPVPDGTGSRPRALTGEVPDPGSPPPGCRFHPRCPLAVDRCRTDEPVLLGAAGAEVACWVAQAREPDTL; from the coding sequence ATGACCGTGAACGCCGGCCACCCGGCCGCACCACTGCTCCGCGTCGAGGACGTGGTCGTCGAGTATCCCCGCAAGGGACTGCCCCCGATGCGCGCCCTGGCCGGGGTCGGTCTGGAGGTCGCCCCGGGTGAGATCGTCGGCATCGTCGGCGAGTCCGGCTGCGGCAAGTCCACCCTGGCCCGCGCCGTCACCGGGCTCGCCCCCGCACACACCGGCTCGGTCACCTTCGACGGCACACCGGTCGGCGCCGTGGGGCGGCGTCGCCGCGCTCCCGGCCTGCTGCCGTTGCAGATGGTGTTCCAGGACCCGAACGCCTCCCTCAACCCGCGCCGCACCATCGGCGCGCAGATCCAGGAGGTCGTGGTCGCCCGCGAGCGGGCCCTGGGCACCAGGCGCGGGCGCCGCGATCCGGAGACCGCGCGCGAGGCCGTCGAGGCGCTGCGGCGGGTCGGCCTCCCGGACGGAGCCGCGGAGAAGTATCCGCACGAGTTCTCCGGCGGGCAGCGGCAGCGGGCCGCGATCGCCCGGGCGCTCGCCTCCCGCCCGAAGATGATCGTCGCGGACGAGCCGGTGTCGGCCCTCGACGCCTCCGCGCAGGCGGCGGTGGCGAATCTGCTGCGGGACCTGTCGCGCGAGGAGGGCATCGCGCTCGCGTTCATCTCGCACGACCTGGCGGTGGTCGGCGCGCTCGCCGACCGGGTGGTCGTGATGTACCTGGGCCGCGTCGTCGAGGCGGGGACCGTCGAGCAGATCTTCAACTCCCCGCAGCACCCGTACACACAGGCCCTGCTGGCCGCCGTACCGGTACCGGACGGCACCGGCTCCCGCCCTCGCGCCCTGACCGGGGAGGTCCCCGACCCGGGCAGCCCGCCGCCCGGCTGCCGCTTCCACCCCCGCTGCCCGCTCGCCGTCGACCGCTGCCGGACCGACGAACCGGTCCTGCTGGGGGCCGCCGGGGCCGAGGTCGCCTGCTGGGTCGCGCAGGCGCGGGAACCGGACACGCTCTGA
- a CDS encoding ABC transporter ATP-binding protein — MSGDNILGARTPLDSRAGTGTARTGTTGSVTAVEPLLRVRDLTVSLPRAGRDIRLVDGVGFAVRPGEILGIAGESGSGKTVTGMTLVGLGPERARVSGSVRFDGRELVGLPDKEWGQVRGRDIAVVFQDPSSALHPMLTVGRQITDHVRRHQGVSRKQAAARAVELLDLVRIPGGASAAARYPHQFSGGMRQRIAIASALACGPRLLIADEPTTALDVTVQAGIVELLDDLRRETGMAVVMVTHDLGVLSSIADRIAVFYSGRVIETGTVGEVIGNPQHPYTRGLLQALPHASLGERSAVGHAVPLRPIPGSAPAADAPVPGCPFRPRCSSAVDGCDRTRPVPVTIGPARTVACVLAEPGAVRPADTPSNPGPVPAADAPARRKA, encoded by the coding sequence ATGAGTGGGGACAACATCCTCGGCGCGCGCACCCCGCTGGACTCCCGCGCGGGCACGGGCACGGCACGTACCGGTACGACCGGCTCCGTCACGGCCGTCGAACCCCTCCTGCGCGTACGGGACCTGACGGTCAGCCTGCCCCGTGCCGGACGGGACATCCGGCTCGTCGACGGTGTGGGGTTCGCCGTCCGCCCCGGGGAGATCCTCGGCATCGCCGGGGAGTCCGGCAGCGGCAAGACGGTGACGGGCATGACCCTGGTCGGCCTCGGCCCGGAACGCGCCCGGGTGTCCGGCTCGGTCCGCTTCGACGGGCGCGAGCTGGTCGGGCTCCCCGACAAGGAGTGGGGGCAGGTACGCGGCCGGGACATCGCGGTCGTCTTCCAGGACCCGTCATCCGCGCTCCACCCGATGCTCACCGTGGGCCGGCAGATCACCGATCATGTCCGCCGCCACCAGGGCGTCAGCCGCAAGCAGGCGGCGGCCCGCGCGGTCGAACTGCTCGACCTGGTGCGCATCCCCGGCGGGGCCTCGGCCGCCGCCCGCTATCCGCACCAGTTCTCGGGCGGCATGCGCCAGCGCATCGCCATCGCCTCCGCCCTCGCCTGCGGCCCGCGTCTGCTCATCGCCGACGAGCCGACCACCGCGCTCGACGTCACCGTCCAGGCCGGGATCGTCGAACTCCTCGACGATCTGCGGCGCGAGACGGGCATGGCCGTCGTGATGGTCACCCACGACCTCGGTGTCCTGTCCTCCATCGCCGACCGGATCGCCGTCTTCTACTCCGGCCGGGTCATCGAGACCGGCACCGTCGGCGAGGTCATCGGCAACCCTCAACACCCTTACACCCGAGGCCTGTTGCAGGCGCTGCCGCACGCGTCGCTCGGCGAGCGCTCCGCCGTCGGGCACGCCGTGCCGCTGCGCCCCATCCCAGGATCCGCCCCCGCCGCCGACGCGCCGGTACCCGGCTGCCCGTTCCGGCCGCGCTGCTCCTCGGCCGTGGACGGCTGCGACCGCACCCGCCCCGTGCCGGTCACTATCGGCCCTGCCCGTACGGTCGCCTGCGTGCTGGCCGAGCCCGGTGCCGTCCGCCCCGCCGACACCCCGTCGAACCCCGGCCCCGTCCCCGCGGCCGATGCCCCCGCCAGGAGGAAGGCATGA
- a CDS encoding ABC transporter permease, which produces MTATLTPVTAPGLRTGRVAGAWRWARRNPAQGVAVGVLLLWLTVILLAPVLAPYDPLAQGAVPLEGASSAHWLGTDPAGRDVLSRVLYGARLSVPVGLLLITATALIGTVVGLVAGFFGGWVDEVLMRVTDVVFAFPVIILAMAVAASLGPSLPNSVLAGALVWWPGYARTVRSTVLSLRESDFVHANRLAGVGSVRSILVDLVPGVAGSLLVLAMLDVGGAILLLAGLSFLGLGARPPAAEWGSMISEASQYFNQWWLAVVPGLAIVTVVVAFNVLGDALRDRLDPKLSTAGER; this is translated from the coding sequence ATGACCGCCACCCTCACCCCGGTCACCGCACCGGGCCTCCGCACGGGGCGGGTGGCCGGCGCCTGGCGCTGGGCACGCCGCAACCCCGCACAGGGCGTCGCCGTCGGCGTGCTGCTCCTGTGGCTGACCGTCATCCTCCTCGCTCCCGTGCTCGCGCCGTACGACCCGCTCGCCCAGGGCGCGGTGCCCCTCGAAGGCGCGTCGTCCGCGCACTGGCTCGGCACCGACCCCGCCGGGCGCGACGTGCTCTCCCGCGTCCTGTACGGCGCCCGGCTCTCCGTCCCGGTCGGGCTGCTGCTCATCACCGCGACCGCCCTGATCGGCACGGTCGTCGGCCTTGTCGCGGGCTTCTTCGGCGGCTGGGTCGACGAGGTTTTGATGCGCGTCACCGACGTCGTCTTCGCCTTCCCGGTGATCATCCTGGCGATGGCCGTGGCCGCCTCGCTCGGCCCGTCCCTGCCCAACTCCGTCCTCGCGGGCGCCCTCGTCTGGTGGCCCGGGTACGCGCGCACGGTCCGCTCCACCGTGCTGTCACTGCGCGAGTCGGACTTCGTGCACGCCAACCGGCTCGCCGGGGTCGGCTCGGTCCGCTCGATCCTGGTGGACCTGGTGCCCGGCGTCGCCGGCTCGCTGCTCGTCCTCGCCATGCTGGATGTCGGCGGCGCGATCCTGCTGCTCGCCGGGCTGTCCTTCCTCGGGCTCGGCGCCAGGCCGCCCGCCGCCGAATGGGGCTCGATGATCTCCGAGGCGTCGCAGTACTTCAACCAGTGGTGGCTCGCGGTCGTTCCAGGCCTCGCCATCGTCACGGTCGTGGTCGCCTTCAACGTCCTCGGTGACGCCCTGCGCGACCGGCTCGACCCCAAGCTCTCGACCGCTGGAGAACGATGA
- a CDS encoding ABC transporter permease, which yields MTDTAPGTALAGPAPAPAGPPGPVKDTPRARRRMPPLAAYALRRVASSVLIVLGVTLVTFLLSSVVPADPATANLGQRALDDPEIVARYRADQGLDRSLPVQYASYLGNLLTGDLGTSQQTQRPVLDDLAEKLPATLELVVVATAMAIVIGVLFGVLAAKGRGGRLDRISRTLSLTGVSLPTFWIGMVAAVLFVKNLGILPGSGRLAPALDPPDRITGFYTADALLAGDLDAFASAAAHLVLPASVLALSVIGMVLRFTRSAVLEALSSDFVKAGRAKGLRARGVLWGYAVRSASGQLITATTLSFSLLLAATVYIEQQFSWNGIGQYAFRSSTNLDLPAVMGVSILIALVFVVVNLAADLLYAAFDPRIRLS from the coding sequence GTGACCGACACCGCTCCCGGCACGGCCCTCGCCGGACCGGCCCCCGCACCGGCGGGCCCGCCGGGCCCCGTGAAGGACACTCCCCGTGCCCGCCGCAGGATGCCGCCCCTGGCGGCGTACGCGCTGCGCCGCGTCGCGTCCTCGGTGCTGATCGTCCTCGGCGTCACCCTGGTGACCTTCCTCCTCAGCTCCGTCGTCCCGGCCGATCCCGCCACCGCCAACCTCGGCCAGCGCGCCCTCGACGATCCGGAGATCGTCGCCCGCTACCGCGCCGACCAGGGCCTCGACAGGTCTCTGCCGGTGCAGTACGCCTCCTACCTCGGCAATCTGCTCACGGGAGACCTGGGCACCTCTCAGCAGACACAGCGCCCGGTCCTCGACGACCTGGCCGAGAAGCTGCCCGCCACCCTCGAACTGGTCGTCGTCGCCACCGCGATGGCCATCGTCATCGGTGTGCTGTTCGGCGTGCTCGCCGCGAAGGGGCGCGGCGGCCGCCTCGACCGGATCTCCCGCACCCTGTCGCTCACCGGGGTCTCGCTGCCCACCTTCTGGATCGGCATGGTCGCCGCCGTGCTGTTCGTCAAGAACCTCGGCATCCTGCCCGGTTCCGGGAGGCTCGCCCCGGCCCTCGATCCACCGGACCGGATCACCGGGTTCTACACGGCCGACGCGCTCCTGGCCGGCGACCTCGACGCCTTCGCCTCGGCGGCCGCCCATCTCGTCCTGCCGGCATCGGTCCTCGCCCTGTCCGTCATCGGCATGGTGCTGCGCTTCACCCGCAGCGCCGTACTCGAAGCGCTCTCCTCCGACTTCGTGAAGGCGGGGCGCGCCAAGGGACTTCGCGCGCGCGGCGTCCTGTGGGGCTACGCGGTGCGCTCGGCGTCCGGCCAGCTGATCACCGCCACCACCCTCTCCTTCAGCCTGCTGCTCGCCGCGACCGTCTACATCGAGCAGCAGTTCTCCTGGAACGGCATCGGCCAGTACGCCTTCCGCAGCTCGACCAACCTCGACCTGCCGGCCGTGATGGGCGTGTCCATCCTCATCGCCCTGGTCTTCGTCGTGGTCAACCTGGCCGCCGACCTGCTGTACGCCGCCTTCGACCCGAGGATCCGCCTGTCATGA
- a CDS encoding ABC transporter substrate-binding protein — translation MSVEAARHTLVVDTAFNAKSIDPARVYQPTDYLVDHALYETLTTYRGDDLRTPVPGLAASWSSSGDGQSWTFTLREDARFSDGTPVEASDVVFSFDRLRHVDASPAYLMAGITVEAEDARTVVLTTETPRADVPAMLVTPQFGVLNADAVRAHGGTDAKNAVTEDKAETWLNRASAGSGPYRLKSYSNSSQIVLEANPEYAGDAPAYPRVIIRNVPSAQQQLLGVQSGDSQIALDISALQTKGLHGDNLTVDNSRAAEVLYLAVSRAKNLPTASDDVRKAIRLGIDYEGLVEIAGPGSTQATGILPTVFTGGLGKADAVAHDPKAARALVEKAKREQGLKKIGLTLDYASDYHRLAGLDYGVMAQRIQSDLGKIGITVTLRPSPTSTSLQRYVDGETQLALWSYPPDYLDPQNVLGFAPGDFLSKRVHWPAKAAPGLAALTKKAYGSVDEQDRLTAYTAWNRAMNEDGPFVPLLEPNFVTVASSEVTGLVRNPLYYLDLAALGRSEG, via the coding sequence GTGTCCGTCGAAGCCGCGCGCCACACCCTCGTCGTCGACACGGCGTTCAACGCCAAGTCCATCGACCCGGCCCGCGTCTACCAGCCCACCGACTACCTCGTCGACCACGCGCTGTACGAGACGCTGACCACCTACCGGGGTGACGACCTGCGCACCCCCGTACCCGGTCTGGCCGCGTCCTGGTCCAGCTCCGGGGACGGGCAGTCCTGGACGTTCACCCTCCGGGAGGACGCCCGCTTCTCCGACGGCACCCCCGTCGAGGCGAGCGACGTCGTCTTCTCCTTCGACCGGCTGCGTCACGTCGACGCCAGCCCCGCCTACCTGATGGCCGGGATCACCGTCGAGGCCGAGGACGCCCGGACCGTCGTCCTCACCACCGAGACCCCCCGCGCCGATGTGCCCGCCATGCTCGTCACCCCGCAGTTCGGGGTGCTCAACGCCGACGCGGTGCGCGCGCACGGCGGCACCGACGCGAAGAACGCGGTCACCGAGGACAAGGCCGAGACCTGGCTGAACAGGGCGTCGGCGGGGTCGGGACCGTACCGGCTGAAGAGTTACAGCAACTCCTCGCAGATCGTCCTGGAGGCCAACCCGGAGTACGCCGGTGACGCACCGGCCTACCCCAGGGTGATCATCCGGAACGTGCCGTCGGCGCAGCAGCAGCTGCTCGGGGTGCAGTCCGGTGACTCGCAGATCGCCCTCGACATCTCGGCGCTCCAGACCAAGGGCCTGCACGGCGACAACCTGACCGTCGACAACAGCCGCGCGGCCGAGGTGCTCTACCTCGCGGTCAGCCGCGCGAAGAACCTCCCCACCGCCTCCGACGACGTGCGAAAGGCCATCCGGCTCGGCATCGACTACGAGGGCCTCGTCGAGATCGCCGGGCCCGGGTCCACCCAGGCCACCGGCATCCTGCCGACCGTCTTCACCGGGGGACTCGGCAAGGCGGACGCCGTGGCCCACGATCCCAAAGCCGCCCGCGCCCTCGTCGAGAAGGCCAAGAGGGAACAGGGTCTGAAGAAGATCGGGCTGACCCTCGACTACGCGAGTGACTACCACCGGCTGGCCGGCCTCGACTACGGCGTGATGGCCCAGCGGATCCAGAGCGACCTGGGGAAGATCGGGATCACCGTCACGCTCCGGCCCTCGCCGACGTCGACCTCCCTGCAACGCTATGTGGACGGCGAGACACAGCTCGCCCTGTGGTCCTACCCGCCGGACTACCTCGACCCGCAGAACGTCCTCGGCTTCGCGCCCGGTGACTTCCTCTCCAAGCGGGTGCACTGGCCGGCGAAGGCCGCTCCCGGGCTCGCCGCACTCACAAAGAAGGCGTACGGCTCGGTCGACGAGCAGGACCGGCTCACCGCCTACACGGCGTGGAACCGGGCGATGAACGAGGACGGCCCCTTCGTCCCGCTGCTGGAGCCGAACTTCGTCACCGTCGCCTCGTCCGAGGTGACCGGACTGGTCCGCAACCCGCTCTACTACCTCGATCTGGCCGCGCTCGGCCGCTCGGAGGGATGA